ATGTCAGCCGTGGATCGGGGGCCCGAGAGTGTCGAGGCTCAATTTATCCTGGGCCAGGTACTGGCATTCAGTGAGTTTCGGCGTCCCGCCGTCGATTGCTTTCGAAAGGTGCTTGCACTTGAGCCTCGGCATCAGGCGGCTCAGTTGGCATTGGGAGTGAGTTTGCGCGAGACCAGTCATCATTATTTTGAAGATGCGATTGCGGTCTTAACCACCTATGTTGCTGATTGGCCCGATGACGCCGATGGATGGTTTGAGCTCGCGTATGCCACCTATATAGCCGAGATTCTTCCCGGTAGAACTCAGGGTGCGTCGCAGGAATTGTTTCAACAGGTTCGGACGTGTGCCGGTTATGAAAAACATGAATTCCGTATTTATCGATGCCTGAATGAAGTTGACGATTGTGAAGAAATGAAAGCCGCTGTAGGTATCCTTCCGGAGAAAGCAGAACTGGAGACGTTGGCACCAAACGCGGTTACGGCGTATGCACTGCGGTGTGTCTGGCGTGTGGGACCCTTTCTGGCTTGTGTTGGAAATGAGGCGACAGAGGAATATAAAAAAGAGATCGCAGAGGAATCATTCCCGAGTCACTTCCTGAGTGGGAATTTGGTGGCCTGCGTCGTGACAGCCGCGTTTCGGTATACAGTGCAGATGATCAAGGAAGTGAGAAAAAACGAATTCGATGAAGCCATCGATTTGGCAGTGCTGGCTGCTGAGGCAGCAGTCTACGCGACCTACCTTTATCAACGGGCGATGCCGGATCAGACTGTCAGTAAGACAGCCGCTAGCGAGCTGGCGCAAGCAACGCGGGATGATTTTCAGAGACTGCAGGGAATTGATGTTGATCAACTAGATGACTATCGAGAGAACGGTCCACTGGGAGATCTCTGGCAAGACCAGCCTCCAGACTGGTATCGGTCTGTCCGGAATGACTACGAACAAAAGCGGGCAGAATGGAAGTTGGAGATTATAGTATAAAACAATGACATTCGTCTCAGTCATCCTGGATTGCAGCCACGATCTGGCGGGCCAGTTGTTTTTCTTCTGGCGTGAAGGTGGGTTTCAGTTTGTGATCTCGGATTGTGCCCTTCGGGTAAGGGCTGTATTCCAGCGGAGTGCCTTTGGTCAACTCCTGCGTGACTGCATACAGGGCAGGTAACTTTTCGAGCCTGTCCTCAATCCGACTGGCGATATTGGTGGCCTGCGTCAGCTCGCCCGCTTCAATCAGGGCCGTGACCAGATTTCGCGCACATTCCGGGTTCAAACGGGTCTGTTCCAGCTTTTTAATCATCTTTTTGGCGGCAAGCCGTTCTTTCTGGGATTCTGGCGGATCCTGAAGTTCCCGAAATTTACTGGCCAGTTTCAAATGCAGCTCTGCCTTCAGCTCTGGAATCGATGTCTGTTGAGTCAACTCACGAGCCCACTGACGTTCTATGGCTTTCTGCAGCGCAATGTAGGTCGTTCGTAAAACTCGGGCCTGGTATTTTGTTTCTGCAGAAAAATTCAAAGCCACATCGCAGGCTGCCTGGAATTTCTCTCGTTTGATCAACTGTTCGCAGAGATATCCCGTATAAACGCTTTGTTCTTTTTGTTCGTTTAGTAGCTGTGTCACTGCGAGTGCCCGTTCGAGTTGATCTGCATCCAGCAGCTTTTCGATCATCTTTTCGTAAACATATTTGTCGGAGTGCCAGTGGTGGGGTGAATCATGGTATTGTCTGGATTCGGGACCCGTGCATTGAAAGCCGGTGTCGTCCATTTTCTGAAGTACTGCAAACGCCTGGTCCAGTTCGTTTGTTTTCAGCAGTTGAACAACCAGTGGCGCCAGTGCCGCCGAACGGTGGTAACCGTCTTTGATTTTCAAAGCGATCTCCCG
This window of the Gimesia fumaroli genome carries:
- a CDS encoding tetratricopeptide repeat protein, translated to MTDSGDSIFNAADVQKRLEVINQQIATESESAVLSPLLFERAQLRHFLGDDSNALADCFSASHFTWGDRLALSRIHTLISQIYLEYEQKEKALWWAMSAVDRGPESVEAQFILGQVLAFSEFRRPAVDCFRKVLALEPRHQAAQLALGVSLRETSHHYFEDAIAVLTTYVADWPDDADGWFELAYATYIAEILPGRTQGASQELFQQVRTCAGYEKHEFRIYRCLNEVDDCEEMKAAVGILPEKAELETLAPNAVTAYALRCVWRVGPFLACVGNEATEEYKKEIAEESFPSHFLSGNLVACVVTAAFRYTVQMIKEVRKNEFDEAIDLAVLAAEAAVYATYLYQRAMPDQTVSKTAASELAQATRDDFQRLQGIDVDQLDDYRENGPLGDLWQDQPPDWYRSVRNDYEQKRAEWKLEIIV